A genomic window from Anaerolineales bacterium includes:
- a CDS encoding oligosaccharide flippase family protein: MKPLKNPLLRRLVQNSGYLLSSSTLAAALSMVQSILAARLLGVAGFGVLGTIIQFVTVVNRLTSFRMTEVVVKFVGGHQARGEAVQAGATFKAAGITEAASSVLAFVLVGLLAPWAAAKLVHMPEAAPLILAYGLVLLFNLISESAQGLLAVTNQFRQIAAFNLTQSALTLLLVGGAYAAKLGLPAVLGAYLIGKVVAASCLTVAAWVQARRLWGGGWWRLPLTVLRSERRPMTSFAINTNLNGTLNLITHDSELLWLSALSTPTQAGYYKLGMAILNLILIPVDSLINPTYREVAREVATRQWSNVRYLLRSGSVMAAAYSLTASIVLVIFGEQLIAALWGPEFLPTSYDVLLILLLGAFAANTLYWARRTLLALGFPGFPTLVNLVAAVLKVGFTLALVPAGGAVAMAAILSAYFAVTSTVIAGKVLLIIRRQSDSDTAREG, encoded by the coding sequence ATGAAGCCCCTGAAAAATCCTCTCTTGCGCCGCTTGGTGCAAAATTCGGGATACCTGCTCAGCTCCAGCACCTTGGCGGCGGCGCTCAGCATGGTCCAGAGCATCCTGGCCGCCCGCCTGCTCGGCGTGGCGGGATTCGGCGTTCTGGGGACGATCATCCAGTTCGTCACCGTTGTGAACCGCCTGACCTCTTTTCGCATGACCGAGGTTGTGGTCAAGTTCGTCGGGGGGCATCAGGCTCGCGGAGAGGCCGTTCAGGCCGGAGCAACATTCAAAGCCGCCGGGATCACCGAGGCCGCCAGTTCGGTGCTGGCCTTCGTCCTGGTCGGATTGCTGGCGCCTTGGGCAGCTGCCAAGCTGGTCCACATGCCGGAGGCTGCCCCCCTGATCTTGGCGTATGGCCTGGTCTTGCTCTTCAATCTGATCTCTGAGAGCGCCCAGGGATTGCTGGCGGTGACCAACCAGTTCCGCCAGATCGCGGCCTTCAACCTGACCCAGAGCGCGCTGACCCTGCTCTTGGTCGGCGGCGCCTACGCGGCCAAGCTCGGGCTGCCGGCCGTTCTGGGCGCCTACCTGATCGGAAAGGTGGTCGCCGCTTCGTGCCTGACGGTAGCGGCATGGGTCCAGGCGCGGCGCTTGTGGGGCGGAGGCTGGTGGCGCCTCCCGCTCACTGTGCTCCGCTCGGAGCGGCGACCGATGACCAGCTTTGCCATCAACACCAACCTCAATGGCACGCTGAATCTGATCACCCACGACAGCGAGCTGCTCTGGCTGAGCGCCCTCAGCACCCCCACCCAGGCGGGCTACTACAAGCTTGGCATGGCGATTCTGAACCTGATCCTGATCCCGGTGGACTCACTCATCAATCCGACCTATCGCGAGGTTGCCCGTGAGGTGGCGACGCGGCAGTGGTCGAACGTGCGCTATCTGCTGCGCAGCGGCAGCGTCATGGCCGCCGCCTACAGCCTGACCGCTTCGATCGTGTTGGTCATCTTCGGGGAACAGTTAATCGCCGCCCTGTGGGGGCCGGAATTCCTGCCGACGAGCTACGACGTATTGCTGATCCTGCTCCTGGGGGCCTTCGCCGCCAACACGCTGTACTGGGCCCGGCGTACATTGTTGGCTCTGGGCTTCCCTGGATTCCCGACGCTGGTCAATTTGGTGGCGGCGGTCCTGAAGGTTGGTTTCACCCTGGCGCTGGTGCCGGCCGGCGGGGCAGTGGCCATGGCCGCCATCCTGTCGGCGTACTTTGCCGTGACCTCCACGGTGATCGCGGGCAAGGTGCTGCTCATTATCCGCCGCCAGTCCGACAGCGACACCGCTCGGGAAGGGTGA
- a CDS encoding NAD-dependent epimerase/dehydratase family protein, with protein MARYLVTGAAGFIGSVVAAGLLQQGHQVVGLDNLNDAYDPRLKTWRLDRLRQQAGFTFERADVSDRQDLERAWGSGSFDAVLNLAARAGVRPSLRDPMAYARANLIGALNVLEVCKQSGVPKVVQASTSSLYGAHNPRPFREDADISRPLSPYAASKGAAELLCHSYHHLFGLDVTILRYFTVFGPAGRPDMVIFRFVQWIHEGTPVVIYGDGAQERDFTYVQDIADGTIAALRPTGFQVINLGSDRPTPLRQVLTMLEAMIGRTADVRTQPPAPGDVRATWADIHRAGEVLGWRPLTSLEDGLAACVAWYRQERSWAKSIPTTD; from the coding sequence GTGGCCCGCTACCTGGTCACCGGCGCGGCCGGGTTCATCGGCTCGGTCGTGGCGGCGGGGCTGCTGCAGCAGGGGCACCAGGTCGTCGGCCTGGACAACCTGAATGATGCCTATGACCCGCGGCTGAAGACCTGGCGCCTGGATCGGCTGCGGCAGCAAGCCGGCTTCACGTTCGAGCGAGCCGATGTCTCCGATCGGCAGGATCTGGAGCGGGCCTGGGGGAGCGGATCGTTCGATGCCGTGCTCAACCTCGCCGCCCGGGCGGGTGTGCGCCCCAGCCTGCGCGATCCGATGGCCTACGCCCGCGCCAACCTGATCGGCGCTCTGAATGTCCTCGAGGTGTGCAAGCAATCCGGCGTCCCCAAGGTCGTACAGGCATCGACCTCCAGCCTATACGGCGCCCACAACCCCCGCCCGTTCCGCGAAGACGCCGACATCAGCCGTCCCCTGTCGCCGTATGCCGCCAGCAAAGGCGCGGCCGAGCTGCTCTGCCATTCGTACCATCACCTGTTTGGCCTGGATGTGACGATCCTGCGCTACTTCACTGTCTTTGGCCCGGCCGGGCGGCCAGACATGGTGATCTTCCGCTTCGTGCAGTGGATCCATGAAGGCACGCCGGTGGTGATCTACGGAGACGGGGCCCAGGAGCGGGATTTCACCTACGTCCAGGATATCGCCGACGGCACGATCGCCGCCCTGCGCCCCACTGGCTTCCAGGTGATCAATCTGGGCAGTGACCGCCCGACGCCGCTGCGGCAGGTCCTGACCATGCTCGAGGCCATGATTGGGCGCACGGCGGACGTCCGCACCCAGCCACCGGCGCCTGGCGATGTGCGCGCCACCTGGGCCGACATCCACCGCGCCGGCGAGGTCCTGGGCTGGCGACCATTGACGTCGTTGGAGGACGGGCTGGCAGCCTGCGTGGCCTGGTACCGCCAAGAGCGTTCGTGGGCCAAGAGCATTCCCACGACCGACTGA
- a CDS encoding glycosyltransferase family 4 protein: MRIAYIATSPIPSRRANALQVMKMCDNLTSLGHDVRLWTPGHNPGVSPVDLMRQFGLQHAFPIEWIRSATPLRHYDFCGRAVLAARRWHADLLYVRPLQAAALAAQAGLATLLDLHDRPHGRLGPSLLRAFVHGGGARRLVMTTHALQRWLVENYRLALEPPFAVVAPNAADLARYAGLPSPSEARRRLGWPDRLTASYTGQLYRGRGLDMLVQLARRHPTIQFVWAGGDPASVEGWRAELGHLDADNTRLLGFVPNQDLPMVHAASDILLMPYERNVYLRQGNLSTFYSPMKLFEYLAAGRVILSSDLPTLREVLNAENSILLPAEDLEAWDRALTALATEPLKYAPLAERAQRDSLQYGWSARCRKVLEGIGQ; the protein is encoded by the coding sequence ATGCGCATCGCCTACATCGCCACCTCGCCCATACCCTCGCGGCGGGCCAATGCTCTGCAGGTCATGAAGATGTGCGATAACCTGACCAGCCTCGGCCACGACGTCCGGCTGTGGACTCCGGGCCACAACCCGGGAGTCTCGCCGGTGGACCTGATGCGCCAGTTCGGTCTGCAGCATGCGTTCCCCATCGAGTGGATCCGGTCGGCGACGCCGCTCCGGCACTACGACTTCTGCGGCCGCGCCGTGCTGGCCGCCCGCCGATGGCATGCGGACCTGCTGTACGTCAGGCCACTGCAGGCTGCAGCCCTGGCGGCGCAGGCCGGCCTGGCAACCCTGCTTGACCTTCACGATCGGCCGCATGGCCGCCTGGGTCCCAGCCTGCTGCGGGCGTTTGTGCACGGAGGCGGGGCGCGCCGTCTGGTCATGACAACCCATGCCTTGCAGCGCTGGCTGGTGGAGAACTACCGCTTGGCCCTCGAGCCGCCCTTTGCCGTGGTCGCGCCCAACGCGGCGGATCTGGCACGCTATGCCGGGTTGCCAAGCCCGTCCGAAGCCCGCCGGCGGTTGGGCTGGCCGGATCGCCTGACCGCCTCCTACACCGGGCAGTTGTATCGCGGCCGAGGCCTCGACATGCTGGTGCAGCTGGCCCGGCGCCATCCCACGATCCAGTTCGTGTGGGCCGGGGGCGACCCGGCGTCCGTCGAGGGGTGGCGCGCCGAACTCGGGCATCTGGATGCAGACAACACTCGCCTGCTCGGCTTCGTGCCCAATCAGGACCTGCCGATGGTGCACGCTGCCAGCGACATACTGTTGATGCCCTACGAGCGCAACGTGTACTTGCGCCAGGGCAACCTCTCCACCTTCTACAGCCCGATGAAACTCTTCGAATACCTGGCTGCCGGCAGGGTGATCCTTTCGAGCGATCTGCCGACGTTGCGCGAGGTGCTCAACGCCGAGAACTCGATCCTGCTGCCTGCAGAAGACCTCGAAGCCTGGGACCGGGCGCTGACGGCGCTGGCGACTGAACCGCTGAAGTACGCGCCCCTGGCGGAAAGGGCCCAGCGCGATTCACTGCAATACGGCTGGTCAGCCCGGTGCCGCAAGGTGCTGGAGGGCATTGGCCAATGA
- a CDS encoding nucleotide sugar dehydrogenase has protein sequence MQEHAPSLPPAARQLIDRFQRKQATVGVVGLGYVGLPLAVVLAESGLHVVGLDRDIEKVAAVQRGESYVEDIPSERLRPLVDSGALRASSDVAALEQADGVSICVPTPLRKTGDPDLSFIVSATQMLRTALHPGMVVILESTTYPGTTREVLLPELQSTGLHVGQDLFLAFSPERVDPGRKDWTTENTPKIIGGITPACSEVAAAMYSQAMKAVVRVSSVEVAEMTKLLENTFRAVNIALVNEMALMCERLRIDVWEVIEAAATKPFGFMKFTPGPGLGGHCIPIDPLYLSWKLKSLKYNARIIELASEINTNMPRVVVQRVQDLLNQDGKALAGAKVLVLGVAYKPNISDTRESPALDVIGLMREKGAEVSYHDPHVARIEDEGWGMQSIESLEAEARRADCVVIITDHSAVDYQALGRSARLIFDTRNAMRHVASPSARVVRL, from the coding sequence ATGCAAGAACACGCGCCATCCTTGCCCCCAGCCGCCCGCCAGCTGATTGACAGGTTTCAGCGCAAGCAGGCAACGGTCGGTGTGGTCGGGCTGGGATATGTCGGCCTGCCGCTGGCCGTGGTCCTGGCGGAAAGCGGCCTGCACGTCGTCGGGCTGGACCGGGATATCGAGAAAGTCGCGGCGGTACAGCGGGGTGAGAGCTACGTGGAGGACATCCCTTCCGAGCGGTTGCGGCCGCTGGTGGACAGCGGCGCGCTGCGAGCCTCAAGCGATGTGGCTGCGCTCGAGCAGGCCGACGGGGTGAGCATCTGCGTGCCGACTCCGCTGCGCAAGACCGGCGACCCCGACCTCTCGTTCATCGTCTCGGCTACCCAGATGCTGCGCACCGCCCTGCATCCGGGCATGGTGGTGATTCTTGAGTCCACGACCTATCCGGGGACGACGCGCGAGGTCCTGCTGCCCGAGCTGCAATCTACCGGGTTGCACGTCGGCCAGGACCTGTTTCTGGCGTTCTCCCCGGAGCGGGTCGACCCCGGCCGAAAGGACTGGACGACGGAGAACACGCCCAAGATCATCGGGGGCATCACGCCGGCATGCTCCGAAGTGGCGGCGGCGATGTACAGCCAGGCGATGAAGGCCGTGGTGCGCGTCTCCTCCGTCGAAGTGGCCGAGATGACGAAGCTGCTGGAGAACACCTTCCGCGCCGTCAACATCGCCTTGGTCAATGAGATGGCCTTGATGTGCGAGCGGTTGAGGATCGATGTCTGGGAAGTGATCGAGGCCGCAGCCACCAAGCCGTTCGGCTTCATGAAATTCACGCCCGGCCCCGGCCTGGGCGGGCACTGCATTCCCATCGACCCGTTGTACCTGTCGTGGAAGCTCAAGAGCCTCAAGTACAACGCCCGCATCATCGAGCTTGCCAGCGAGATCAACACCAACATGCCCCGGGTCGTGGTGCAGCGGGTACAGGACCTGCTCAACCAGGATGGCAAGGCGCTGGCCGGCGCCAAGGTGCTGGTTTTGGGAGTGGCCTACAAGCCCAACATCTCGGATACCCGCGAATCGCCGGCGCTGGATGTCATCGGCCTGATGCGCGAGAAGGGCGCCGAAGTCAGCTACCACGATCCGCATGTTGCCCGCATTGAGGATGAAGGCTGGGGGATGCAATCGATCGAATCGCTCGAGGCCGAGGCCCGCCGTGCCGACTGCGTGGTGATTATCACCGACCATTCGGCCGTCGACTACCAGGCCCTGGGGCGCAGTGCCAGGCTGATCTTCGACACGCGCAATGCCATGCGCCACGTGGCATCGCCGTCGGCCCGCGTGGTCAGGCTGTAG